Proteins encoded together in one Chitinophaga sp. LS1 window:
- the rpmD gene encoding 50S ribosomal protein L30, which translates to MAKIKVTQVKSGIDRPERQKLTLKALGLNKMHNTVEVEATPQILGMVRKVNHLVKVEEVQG; encoded by the coding sequence ATGGCAAAGATTAAAGTCACTCAGGTAAAAAGTGGTATAGACCGTCCAGAACGTCAGAAACTGACGCTGAAGGCCCTGGGTCTGAACAAAATGCACAACACCGTTGAGGTGGAAGCCACTCCCCAGATCCTTGGGATGGTGCGTAAAGTAAATCATCTGGTAAAGGTAGAAGAAGTACAGGGTTAA
- the rplO gene encoding 50S ribosomal protein L15 has translation MNLHTLQPAQGSVHKEKRLGRGEASGKGGTATKGNKGGQSRAGYSSKRGHEGGQMPIQRRMPKRGFKSLDPTTYVVFNIGQLDTLVEKYGLQDFSLENLYMNGLISRTAKVKILGQGELKAKVTVRVNAISEKAKQLIEAAGGSVELV, from the coding sequence ATGAATCTGCACACGTTACAACCTGCACAAGGTTCCGTACATAAAGAAAAACGCCTCGGTCGTGGTGAAGCATCCGGTAAAGGTGGAACAGCTACAAAAGGTAATAAAGGTGGTCAGTCCCGTGCTGGTTACTCCAGCAAAAGAGGTCACGAAGGTGGTCAGATGCCAATTCAGCGTCGTATGCCAAAACGTGGTTTCAAGAGCCTGGATCCTACTACCTATGTAGTATTCAACATCGGTCAGCTTGACACCCTGGTAGAAAAATACGGTTTACAGGATTTCTCTCTGGAAAATCTGTACATGAACGGCTTAATCAGCCGCACTGCAAAAGTAAAAATACTGGGTCAGGGCGAACTGAAGGCTAAAGTTACTGTAAGAGTGAACGCTATCAGTGAAAAGGCCAAGCAGCTGATCGAAGCAGCTGGTGGTTCAGTTGAACTGGTGTAA
- the rpsM gene encoding 30S ribosomal protein S13 — MARIAGIDLPKNKRGEIGLTYIYGIGRSTAQYILEKSGIDFNKKVKDWNDDEQTTIRNIINGEFKVEGQLRSEVQMNIKRLLDIACYRGLRHRKGLPLRGQRTRTNSRTRKGKRKTVAGKKKAPKK, encoded by the coding sequence ATGGCACGTATAGCCGGTATCGATCTACCTAAGAATAAAAGAGGAGAAATTGGTCTGACCTATATCTATGGTATTGGCCGTTCTACCGCTCAGTACATTCTGGAGAAGTCAGGAATTGACTTTAACAAGAAAGTAAAAGACTGGAACGATGATGAGCAGACAACTATCCGTAACATCATCAATGGTGAGTTTAAGGTAGAAGGTCAGCTGCGTTCTGAAGTACAAATGAATATCAAGCGTCTGCTGGATATCGCTTGTTACCGTGGTCTTCGCCACAGAAAGGGCTTACCGCTCAGAGGCCAGCGTACTCGTACTAACAGCCGTACCCGTAAAGGTAAACGTAAGACGGTTGCAGGTAAGAAAAAAGCGCCTAAGAAATAA
- the map gene encoding type I methionyl aminopeptidase, whose product MVHYKTKDEIELMRKSALLVSATLEEVAKKLKPGMTTDDIDKIVEDFIVANGAVPSFKNYKGFPKACCISVNAEVVHGIPNSYVVQDGDIVSVDVGVLLNGFHGDSAYTFAVGNVKPEVLQLMKATKAALYKGIEKAVAGNRVGDIAHAIQEYTEKERGYGVVRELVGHGLGRHLHEDPQVPNYGKRGSGPIMKEGLVIAIEPMINLGTKDVEYMEDGWTVITRDEKPSVHFEHNVAVMKGKADLLSSFAGIEKAEAENPALTATY is encoded by the coding sequence ATGGTGCATTATAAGACTAAAGACGAAATCGAATTGATGCGCAAAAGCGCATTATTAGTGAGCGCAACATTGGAAGAGGTAGCTAAGAAGCTGAAACCGGGTATGACTACTGATGATATCGACAAGATCGTTGAAGACTTCATCGTAGCCAACGGCGCCGTACCTTCCTTCAAGAACTATAAAGGGTTCCCTAAGGCCTGCTGTATCTCTGTGAATGCAGAGGTGGTACATGGTATTCCTAACAGCTACGTGGTACAGGATGGCGACATCGTGAGCGTAGACGTAGGGGTATTGCTGAACGGCTTCCATGGCGACAGTGCTTACACCTTTGCGGTAGGTAATGTAAAACCGGAAGTTTTACAGTTAATGAAGGCAACCAAGGCCGCTTTGTATAAAGGTATAGAGAAAGCTGTGGCAGGTAACCGTGTTGGTGACATCGCTCATGCTATTCAGGAATATACCGAGAAAGAGAGGGGGTATGGCGTGGTACGTGAGCTGGTAGGTCATGGTCTGGGTCGTCACCTGCACGAAGATCCTCAGGTACCTAATTACGGTAAGAGAGGCAGTGGTCCTATCATGAAAGAAGGACTGGTGATTGCGATCGAACCGATGATCAACCTGGGCACAAAGGACGTGGAGTATATGGAAGATGGGTGGACAGTGATCACCCGCGACGAGAAACCTTCCGTTCACTTTGAGCACAATGTGGCAGTAATGAAAGGGAAAGCAGACCTTTTATCGTCATTTGCCGGTATCGAGAAGGCAGAGGCGGAAAATCCTGCATTAACCGCAACCTATTGA
- the rpmJ gene encoding 50S ribosomal protein L36: MKVRASIKKRSADCKIVRRKGKLLVINKKNPRFKQRQG; encoded by the coding sequence ATGAAGGTAAGAGCTTCCATAAAAAAAAGAAGTGCAGATTGTAAGATCGTGCGCAGGAAGGGTAAATTGTTGGTGATCAACAAGAAGAATCCTCGTTTTAAACAACGTCAGGGTTAA
- the infA gene encoding translation initiation factor IF-1 has translation MAKQALIKQDGIILEALSNAMFRVKLENGHEILATISGKMRMHYIRILPGDKVGVEMSPYDLSRGRIIFRYK, from the coding sequence ATGGCAAAACAGGCACTCATTAAACAGGATGGAATAATACTAGAAGCCTTGTCTAACGCTATGTTCCGGGTGAAATTGGAAAATGGGCATGAGATTTTGGCCACCATTTCTGGCAAAATGAGAATGCACTATATCCGCATCCTTCCTGGCGATAAGGTAGGGGTCGAGATGAGCCCATATGATTTGAGCAGAGGAAGGATCATATTTAGATATAAATAA
- the secY gene encoding preprotein translocase subunit SecY, whose protein sequence is MKKFIETIKNIWSIEDLRSRILTTLLLVLIYRVGSYIVLPGIDANLLHQFSEKSNQGILGLFNMFAGGSFSRASIFALGIMPFISASIAIQLLTIAVPYFQKLQKEGESGRKKINQFTRILTVVVTGFQASAYVAFLRGQSSGAIIAEYGTFFFWLTTTIVLTAGTLFVMWLGEKITDKGIGNGTSIIIMVGILARLPQALIQEFTSRTAEAGGGLLVFLIELAVFIFITIGLILLVQGTRKVPVNYAKRIVGNKQYGGVRQFIPLKVNAAGVMPIIFAQAIMFIPATVIGFATSDSASGFIRIFSDHTNGWYNVIYAVLVIVFTYFYTALIFNPTQMAEEMKRNNGFIPGVKPGTATADYIGAVMDRITLPGAFFLAMVGILPGVAAAVHINSNFATFFGGTSLLIMVGVILDTLQQIESQLLMRHYDGLMSTGRIKGRTAPANV, encoded by the coding sequence GTGAAGAAATTTATCGAAACGATTAAGAATATCTGGAGCATCGAGGATCTGCGTAGCAGAATCCTGACAACCCTGCTTCTTGTCCTCATTTATCGTGTAGGATCCTATATCGTGTTACCCGGTATCGATGCCAACCTGTTGCATCAGTTCTCAGAGAAATCCAATCAGGGTATCCTCGGACTGTTTAATATGTTTGCCGGAGGCTCTTTCTCAAGAGCGTCCATCTTTGCGCTGGGGATCATGCCATTTATCTCTGCCTCTATCGCCATACAACTGTTGACCATAGCTGTACCTTATTTCCAGAAACTCCAGAAAGAAGGAGAGAGTGGCAGAAAGAAAATCAATCAGTTCACCCGTATCCTTACGGTAGTGGTGACCGGTTTTCAGGCGAGTGCGTATGTTGCCTTTCTGAGAGGCCAATCCAGCGGAGCTATTATCGCTGAATATGGTACCTTCTTCTTCTGGCTCACTACCACAATCGTACTGACTGCAGGTACCCTCTTTGTAATGTGGCTGGGTGAAAAAATCACTGATAAAGGTATCGGTAACGGTACATCCATCATCATCATGGTGGGTATCCTTGCCCGCCTTCCTCAGGCCCTGATTCAGGAATTTACCTCCAGAACTGCGGAAGCCGGCGGCGGATTGCTGGTTTTCCTGATAGAACTGGCAGTATTCATATTCATTACTATCGGTCTGATCCTGCTGGTACAAGGTACCCGCAAGGTACCGGTGAACTATGCTAAACGTATAGTGGGTAACAAACAATATGGTGGTGTACGCCAGTTCATTCCTCTCAAGGTGAATGCAGCGGGTGTAATGCCAATCATCTTTGCCCAGGCTATCATGTTTATCCCGGCTACCGTTATTGGTTTTGCTACCAGTGACAGTGCTTCCGGATTCATCCGTATCTTCAGCGACCATACCAATGGTTGGTATAATGTGATCTATGCAGTATTGGTAATTGTATTCACTTACTTCTACACTGCATTGATCTTCAACCCAACCCAGATGGCCGAAGAAATGAAACGTAACAATGGTTTCATCCCAGGTGTTAAACCTGGTACTGCAACTGCAGATTATATTGGTGCAGTTATGGACCGCATCACCCTTCCAGGTGCATTCTTCCTGGCAATGGTGGGTATCCTGCCCGGTGTAGCTGCTGCCGTGCATATCAACAGTAATTTCGCAACCTTCTTCGGTGGTACTTCACTGCTGATCATGGTGGGTGTTATTCTGGATACGCTGCAGCAGATCGAAAGCCAGCTTCTGATGCGCCATTACGATGGCCTGATGAGCACTGGCCGTATCAAGGGCAGAACTGCTCCGGCAAATGTTTAA